A stretch of Longimicrobium sp. DNA encodes these proteins:
- a CDS encoding PadR family transcriptional regulator, with protein sequence MFGWHHCGPRHCGPRPRGGGGAWGFGFGAGPWGGPGGQWGGGPGRGRMFGHGDLKFVILRLLAEKPRHGYEIIKELEDRFGGTYSPSPGTVYPTLSLLEDLGYARSQTEEGNRKVFEITDEGRKYLEENRSTIDDIFDRVDDFGAFIGPVMHGLGRAFGNLGRSTFRAAMRHQGDEQWIQRAREILERAARDIEGLN encoded by the coding sequence ATGTTCGGATGGCATCACTGCGGGCCGCGGCACTGCGGGCCGCGCCCGCGCGGCGGCGGCGGCGCTTGGGGATTCGGGTTCGGCGCGGGGCCGTGGGGCGGCCCCGGCGGGCAGTGGGGCGGGGGGCCCGGCCGCGGCCGCATGTTCGGCCACGGCGACCTGAAGTTCGTGATCCTCAGGCTCCTGGCCGAAAAGCCGCGCCACGGCTACGAGATCATCAAGGAGCTGGAAGACCGCTTCGGCGGCACGTACTCGCCCAGCCCGGGCACCGTGTACCCCACGCTGTCGCTGCTGGAGGACCTGGGATACGCGCGCTCGCAGACCGAGGAGGGGAACCGCAAGGTGTTCGAGATCACCGACGAGGGGCGGAAGTACCTCGAGGAGAACCGCTCCACCATCGACGACATCTTCGACCGCGTGGACGACTTCGGCGCGTTCATCGGGCCGGTGATGCACGGGCTGGGGCGCGCGTTCGGCAACCTGGGGCGGTCGACGTTCCGCGCGGCGATGCGCCACCAGGGCGACGAGCAGTGGATCCAGCGCGCCCGCGAGATCCTGGAGCGCGCCGCCCGCGACATCGAGGGGCTGAACTGA
- a CDS encoding FkbM family methyltransferase gives MEKFGTWAIIASALGRDSIVYSVGVGTEIDFDLALIDRFGLQVHAFDPTPVAVEWVRAQRLPPGFVFHPVGVAAHDGTAEFGARSTATHYTTLAGNDAGGERVSLPVRRLASLGASLGHERIDLLKLDIEGAEYAVLHDMLERKLHAEQILVEFHHRFRTIGKSRTEQAVAALRDAGYRIFHISPSGREYGFVR, from the coding sequence GTGGAGAAGTTCGGCACCTGGGCGATCATCGCATCCGCGCTGGGCCGCGACAGCATCGTCTACTCGGTGGGCGTGGGTACGGAGATCGACTTCGACCTGGCGCTGATCGACCGTTTCGGGCTGCAGGTGCATGCCTTCGATCCAACGCCGGTGGCCGTCGAGTGGGTACGCGCGCAGCGGCTTCCGCCCGGGTTCGTGTTCCACCCCGTGGGCGTTGCCGCGCATGACGGGACCGCGGAGTTCGGCGCCCGCTCCACGGCCACGCACTACACCACCCTGGCCGGCAACGACGCGGGCGGCGAGCGCGTGTCGCTTCCCGTCCGCCGGCTGGCGAGCCTCGGCGCGTCGCTGGGCCATGAGCGGATCGACCTGCTGAAGCTCGACATCGAGGGCGCGGAGTACGCGGTGCTGCACGACATGCTCGAGCGCAAGCTGCATGCGGAGCAGATCCTGGTCGAGTTCCATCACCGTTTCAGGACGATCGGGAAGTCGCGGACCGAGCAGGCGGTCGCCGCGCTGCGGGACGCGGGATACCGCATCTTCCACATCTCCCCGTCCGGGCGGGAGTACGGCTTCGTGCGTTAG
- a CDS encoding mycofactocin-coupled SDR family oxidoreductase: MGEFGGRVAFVTGAAHGQGRAAALALAKEGASIAAFDVARPLAYPGYGMGTGEELDSLVRECEAAGSSAVAFAGDVRDDGAITAAVEGTLERFGRIDILFNNAGICAYGLAHELSEAEWDAMLNVNLKGPWMVARRIIPVMIGQKSGVIINNSSVAGYRGMNRLSHYAASKHGLVGLTKSWAIELAPHGVRVVSIHPTGVNTPMNDGLAELEGKTVEEIAEASAGNLLPVPWIEPEDVAEAVVFLASDRARFVTGAGLVVDAGLLTR, encoded by the coding sequence ATGGGTGAGTTCGGTGGGCGCGTGGCGTTCGTCACTGGCGCGGCGCACGGGCAGGGGCGCGCGGCCGCGCTGGCGCTGGCGAAGGAGGGCGCGAGCATCGCCGCGTTCGACGTGGCGCGGCCGCTGGCGTATCCCGGCTACGGGATGGGCACCGGCGAGGAGCTGGACTCGCTCGTGCGCGAGTGCGAGGCCGCGGGGAGCAGCGCCGTCGCCTTCGCCGGCGACGTGCGCGACGATGGGGCCATCACCGCCGCGGTGGAGGGAACGCTCGAGCGCTTCGGGCGCATCGACATCCTGTTCAACAACGCGGGGATATGCGCGTACGGCCTGGCCCACGAGCTCTCCGAGGCCGAGTGGGACGCGATGCTCAACGTCAACCTCAAGGGGCCATGGATGGTCGCGCGCCGCATCATCCCCGTGATGATCGGGCAGAAGTCCGGCGTGATCATCAACAACTCGTCGGTGGCGGGATATCGGGGGATGAACCGGCTGAGCCACTACGCCGCCAGCAAGCACGGCCTGGTCGGGCTGACGAAGAGCTGGGCGATCGAGCTGGCGCCGCACGGCGTCCGCGTCGTCTCCATCCACCCCACCGGCGTCAACACGCCGATGAACGACGGCCTTGCCGAGCTGGAGGGGAAGACGGTCGAGGAGATCGCCGAGGCCAGCGCCGGCAACCTCCTCCCCGTCCCCTGGATCGAGCCCGAGGACGTGGCCGAGGCCGTCGTCTTCCTCGCCAGCGACCGCGCGCGCTTCGTCACCGGCGCGGGGCTGGTGGTGGATGCGGGGCTGCTCACGCGGTGA
- a CDS encoding protease inhibitor I42 family protein → MRAGSEFTLALKANHSTGYEWVLADSAALGRLRLVSKDYTIPRLDRDRDGAGGTERWVFRSDGPGNGVVALAYLRPGETTPPADSARFRVTVR, encoded by the coding sequence GTGCGCGCGGGGAGCGAGTTCACGCTTGCGCTGAAGGCGAACCACAGCACGGGCTACGAGTGGGTGCTGGCGGATTCGGCCGCGCTCGGCCGGCTGCGCCTAGTCTCGAAGGACTACACCATCCCGCGCCTAGACCGCGACCGCGACGGCGCCGGAGGCACCGAGCGCTGGGTCTTCCGTTCGGACGGTCCCGGTAACGGTGTGGTCGCCCTCGCCTACCTGCGCCCGGGAGAGACCACGCCGCCGGCCGATTCGGCGCGCTTCCGCGTGACGGTGCGGTAG
- a CDS encoding GNAT family N-acetyltransferase: MTGILYREAGLVDVPRLVGLPRRCEAGGDPRMLAYLAGEHHPQQALPLRVLWMAEAEDAPAGYIAGHLTRRLGCQGELQWIYVVPDYRRAGVGSRLLALLAAWFVEHGARRICVDVGDDAARPFYRRQGAVELNRHWMVWEDIGVVLGNSS; this comes from the coding sequence GTGACCGGGATTCTCTACCGCGAGGCGGGTCTGGTGGACGTGCCGCGGCTGGTCGGGCTTCCGCGTCGGTGCGAGGCTGGCGGCGACCCGCGGATGCTGGCGTACCTGGCCGGCGAGCATCATCCGCAGCAGGCGCTGCCCCTCCGCGTGCTGTGGATGGCCGAGGCGGAGGATGCGCCGGCCGGCTACATCGCCGGGCACCTGACGCGCCGGCTGGGATGCCAGGGCGAGCTGCAGTGGATCTACGTCGTTCCCGATTACCGTCGCGCCGGCGTGGGGTCTAGACTGCTGGCGCTGCTGGCGGCCTGGTTCGTCGAGCACGGGGCCCGCCGCATCTGCGTGGACGTGGGCGACGATGCCGCGCGGCCGTTCTACCGGCGCCAGGGAGCGGTGGAGCTGAACCGCCACTGGATGGTGTGGGAGGACATCGGCGTCGTCCTCGGCAATTCGTCCTGA